One Nonomuraea angiospora DNA segment encodes these proteins:
- a CDS encoding MurR/RpiR family transcriptional regulator, translating to MVRQLWDELSPAERAVCHYLISASPEQILFASAQELGSATGTSNATVVRTMQRLGFGGLPGLKRALAAEFTSSVAPDVRLKRRIGHVGQDLSAIWERVFDEARERIDHCRRLFDAEAYKKAVELLVNAPGVLVYGAGASDPAARHLALKLGRRGHRARATSATGFALADDLLSLAHGEALVIFQPGRRLKEITVLIERAHAVGAGIVLISDELGGEFAERVDAVLAAPHTPTGITGEPLAGILVADALLLALDSLDEPRSVEHSHQLNALREQLLGPRFR from the coding sequence ATGGTCAGGCAGCTGTGGGACGAGCTGTCGCCCGCCGAGCGGGCCGTGTGCCACTACCTGATCTCGGCCTCGCCCGAGCAGATCCTCTTCGCCAGCGCCCAGGAGCTGGGCAGCGCGACCGGCACCAGCAACGCCACCGTGGTGCGCACCATGCAGCGGCTGGGCTTCGGCGGCCTGCCCGGGCTCAAGCGGGCGCTGGCGGCCGAGTTCACCTCGTCGGTGGCGCCCGACGTCCGGCTCAAGCGGCGCATCGGCCACGTGGGCCAGGACCTGTCGGCCATCTGGGAGCGGGTCTTCGACGAGGCCCGCGAACGGATCGACCACTGCCGCCGCCTGTTCGACGCCGAGGCGTACAAGAAGGCCGTGGAGCTGCTGGTCAACGCGCCAGGAGTGCTCGTCTACGGCGCCGGCGCGTCCGACCCGGCCGCCCGCCACCTGGCGCTCAAGCTGGGCCGCAGGGGCCACCGCGCCCGCGCCACCTCGGCGACCGGCTTCGCCCTCGCCGACGACCTGCTCTCCCTGGCCCACGGGGAAGCGCTCGTCATCTTCCAGCCCGGCCGCCGGCTCAAGGAGATCACCGTGCTGATCGAGCGGGCCCACGCGGTGGGCGCGGGCATCGTGCTGATCTCCGACGAGCTCGGCGGCGAGTTCGCCGAGCGCGTGGACGCGGTGCTGGCCGCGCCGCACACCCCGACCGGCATCACCGGCGAGCCGCTGGCGGGCATCCTCGTGGCCGACGCGCTGCTGCTGGCGCTCGACTCGCTCGACGAGCCGCGGTCCGTCGAGCATTCCCACCAGCTCAACGCGCTGCGCGAGCAGCTGCTCGGCCCTCGTTTCCGCTAA
- a CDS encoding ABC transporter permease encodes MVRKLAGLLVTLLATSFVIFGASYAAPGDPVTFLAGGKENLTPEYLAAVRAEYHLDDPFLVQYARWLGDAVTGDLGRSTQYNDQVFDLLMARLPSTLGLVAYAATLFVGFGIALGVLAAVRGGRTDSAVVAGTTFATSVPPFVVATALISLFGVQLGWFPVMGGGSLWHLTLPAVTLALGALAIISRVTRQSMVEQRELDHVTVARASGLSERLIVVRHVLRGALGPIVTMCGLVTAGMLAGTVTVETAFGLNGVGSLLVNAINTHDFPVTQAVMLLMVAAYILVTTLVDLAQPLIDPRVRRRA; translated from the coding sequence ATGGTGCGCAAGCTGGCCGGGCTGCTCGTCACGCTGCTCGCCACCTCGTTCGTGATCTTCGGGGCGTCCTACGCGGCGCCCGGCGACCCGGTCACGTTCCTGGCGGGCGGCAAGGAGAACCTCACGCCCGAATACCTGGCCGCCGTCCGGGCCGAATACCACCTGGACGACCCGTTCCTGGTGCAGTACGCACGATGGCTCGGCGACGCGGTGACCGGGGACCTCGGGCGTTCGACCCAGTACAACGACCAGGTCTTCGACCTGCTGATGGCGCGGCTGCCGAGCACGCTCGGGCTGGTGGCCTACGCCGCGACGCTGTTCGTGGGGTTCGGGATCGCGCTCGGGGTGCTGGCCGCGGTGCGCGGCGGGCGCACCGACTCGGCGGTGGTGGCGGGCACGACGTTCGCCACCTCGGTGCCGCCCTTCGTGGTGGCCACGGCGCTGATCTCGCTGTTCGGCGTGCAGCTCGGCTGGTTCCCCGTCATGGGCGGCGGGTCGCTGTGGCACTTGACGCTGCCGGCCGTGACGCTGGCGCTCGGCGCGCTGGCCATCATCAGCCGGGTGACCCGGCAGTCCATGGTGGAGCAGCGCGAGCTCGACCACGTGACCGTGGCCCGCGCGTCCGGCCTGTCCGAACGGCTGATCGTGGTCAGACACGTGCTCAGGGGCGCGCTGGGGCCGATCGTGACCATGTGCGGGCTGGTCACGGCGGGCATGCTGGCGGGCACGGTGACCGTGGAGACCGCGTTCGGGCTCAACGGCGTCGGCTCGCTGCTCGTCAACGCGATCAACACGCACGACTTCCCCGTGACGCAGGCGGTGATGTTGCTCATGGTGGCCGCGTACATCCTCGTGACCACGCTCGTCGATCTCGCCCAGCCGCTGATCGACCCCAGGGTGCGGAGGCGCGCATGA
- a CDS encoding C45 family autoproteolytic acyltransferase/hydolase → MSLTSLPLVEISGAPRERGRQYGEQARDRVHRALAYYAEAFAHSSGLSWEQVGARAARWVEPSKEFAPELVEEMEGIAEGAGVGFLDILALNARGEIIYDTTFGSMEPDGCTSFALMPEASGDGHVYAGQNWDWRDGVSDTVMVLRVVQPGRPTVIMHVEAGQVGRQGANSAGIALNANGLGGRFDDTVGVPQTLIRRKVLDSGNLNSALEALTKSRAHIASNALVTHRDGFAIDLETTPGAIGWMYPTDGLLVHGNHYQAFVPPQLAATYRPGSADSLFRVPRAEGGLRTVAAASGTDEARKRIRLAMSDHLGYPESLCTHPDETQPAVKRWATLLSSCVDLTTGDYLIAAGTPCDHEYERVPWNLYDGPHGEVTP, encoded by the coding sequence TTGAGCCTCACATCCCTGCCCCTCGTCGAGATCTCCGGTGCCCCGCGCGAGCGTGGCCGCCAGTACGGCGAGCAGGCCCGCGACCGCGTGCACCGCGCGCTGGCCTACTACGCCGAGGCGTTCGCGCACTCCAGCGGCCTGTCGTGGGAGCAGGTCGGCGCGCGTGCGGCGCGCTGGGTCGAGCCCAGCAAGGAGTTCGCGCCGGAGCTGGTGGAGGAGATGGAGGGCATCGCCGAGGGCGCCGGCGTCGGCTTCCTCGACATCCTGGCGCTCAACGCCCGCGGCGAGATCATCTACGACACCACGTTCGGCTCCATGGAGCCCGACGGGTGCACGTCGTTCGCGCTGATGCCGGAGGCCTCCGGCGACGGCCACGTCTACGCGGGCCAGAACTGGGACTGGCGCGACGGCGTCTCCGACACCGTGATGGTGCTGAGGGTGGTGCAGCCCGGCCGGCCGACGGTCATCATGCACGTCGAGGCGGGGCAGGTCGGGCGGCAGGGGGCCAACTCGGCGGGCATCGCGCTCAACGCCAACGGGCTCGGCGGGCGCTTCGACGACACGGTGGGCGTGCCGCAGACGCTGATCAGGCGCAAGGTGCTCGACAGCGGCAACCTCAACTCCGCCCTTGAGGCGCTGACCAAGTCGCGGGCCCACATCGCCAGCAACGCCCTGGTCACCCACCGCGACGGCTTCGCCATCGATCTGGAGACCACCCCCGGCGCGATCGGCTGGATGTACCCGACCGACGGGCTGCTCGTGCACGGCAACCACTACCAGGCGTTCGTGCCGCCGCAGCTGGCCGCGACCTACCGGCCGGGATCGGCCGACTCGCTGTTCCGGGTGCCCAGGGCCGAGGGCGGGCTGCGTACCGTGGCCGCGGCGTCCGGCACCGACGAGGCCCGCAAGCGCATCAGGCTCGCCATGTCCGACCACCTGGGCTACCCCGAGTCCCTCTGCACCCACCCCGACGAGACCCAGCCCGCCGTCAAGCGGTGGGCGACCCTGCTGTCGAGCTGCGTCGACCTCACCACGGGCGACTACCTGATCGCGGCCGGCACGCCCTGCGACCACGAGTACGAGCGCGTGCCCTGGAACCTCTACGACGGACCGCATGGAGAAGTGACCCCGTGA
- a CDS encoding ABC transporter ATP-binding protein, with product MLLSVEELTIEAGGRRPILREVSLAVGKGEIVGLVGESGSGKSTLARAVLRLLPAGAAAAGRVLVSGEDVLAMDPGRLRDLRASQVSMIYQDPRASLNPVRRVGDFLTERMVHTLGRPKAEARARAVELLAAVGLRDPELRMRQYPHELSGGMLQRVVVAAALAADPALLLADEATSALDVTTQAETLALLREVQAERELGMLFITHDLHLAASFCDRVHVLYAGTVVESRPAKELFGDPRHPYTAGLLACTPELDDPRPLRPIPGRPPSLDDTFAGCPFAPRCPRAADACEEWSPRPVTVSGGSAACRLVEA from the coding sequence ATGCTGCTCTCCGTGGAGGAGTTGACGATCGAGGCGGGCGGCCGGCGGCCGATCCTGCGCGAGGTGTCGCTGGCCGTCGGCAAGGGCGAGATCGTGGGCCTGGTCGGCGAGTCGGGGTCGGGCAAGTCCACGCTGGCCCGGGCGGTGCTGCGGCTGCTGCCCGCCGGGGCGGCGGCCGCCGGCAGGGTGCTGGTCTCGGGCGAGGACGTGCTCGCGATGGACCCGGGCCGGCTCAGGGACCTGCGGGCCTCGCAAGTGTCGATGATCTACCAGGACCCGCGCGCCTCGCTCAACCCGGTCCGCCGGGTCGGCGACTTCCTGACCGAGCGCATGGTGCACACGCTGGGCCGCCCCAAGGCCGAGGCGCGCGCCCGGGCGGTGGAGCTGCTGGCCGCCGTCGGCCTGCGCGATCCCGAGCTGCGCATGCGGCAATATCCGCACGAGCTGTCCGGCGGCATGCTGCAACGGGTGGTCGTCGCCGCCGCGCTGGCCGCCGACCCCGCGCTGCTGCTGGCCGACGAGGCGACGAGCGCGCTCGACGTCACCACCCAGGCCGAGACGCTCGCCCTGCTGCGCGAGGTCCAGGCGGAGCGGGAGCTCGGCATGCTGTTCATCACCCACGACCTGCACCTCGCCGCGTCCTTCTGCGACCGGGTGCACGTGCTGTACGCGGGCACGGTGGTCGAGTCGCGGCCGGCCAAGGAGCTGTTCGGGGACCCCCGGCACCCCTACACGGCCGGGTTGCTGGCCTGCACGCCGGAGCTGGACGATCCCCGTCCTCTCCGGCCCATCCCCGGCCGCCCGCCCTCGCTGGACGACACGTTCGCCGGCTGCCCGTTCGCGCCGCGGTGCCCGCGGGCCGCGGACGCCTGCGAGGAGTGGTCGCCGCGGCCCGTGACCGTGTCCGGCGGCTCCGCCGCCTGCCGTCTGGTGGAGGCGTGA
- a CDS encoding ABC transporter permease produces MTTMVATLSPKAARPLGYRLAGAFLALVVVAAVFAPLVAPYEPDAVDFAATLAPMSPGHLLGADQSGRDLLTRVLYGARTSLIGPLALLAIASVLGVALGTLAAWHRGWVDAVVSRLTDVMYAFPGLLFVVLVVAVFGNGMTTAVVALGLAYTPTIARYTRSVALGECGKPYIDAYRVQGMGGFAICVRHLVPNMARSIVGYLVVLFGEGLMSLATLSFLGFGAQPPSSDWGLMVKEGQPAIVQGAFLPVLVPGAAIALVVVSFNVIGVRLADRLGVRGT; encoded by the coding sequence ATGACCACGATGGTCGCCACTCTCTCGCCGAAGGCCGCCCGGCCGCTCGGCTACCGGCTGGCCGGCGCCTTCCTGGCGCTGGTCGTGGTGGCGGCGGTGTTCGCGCCGCTGGTGGCCCCGTACGAGCCGGACGCGGTCGACTTCGCCGCCACGCTCGCGCCGATGTCGCCCGGGCACCTGCTCGGCGCCGACCAGTCGGGCCGCGACCTGCTCACCAGGGTCCTGTACGGCGCCCGCACCTCCCTGATCGGCCCCCTGGCGCTGCTGGCCATCGCCTCCGTGCTCGGCGTCGCGCTCGGCACGCTGGCCGCCTGGCACCGCGGCTGGGTGGACGCCGTCGTGTCCAGGCTGACCGACGTCATGTACGCCTTCCCCGGGCTGCTGTTCGTGGTGCTGGTCGTCGCGGTGTTCGGCAACGGGATGACCACGGCGGTGGTCGCGCTCGGGCTGGCGTACACGCCGACGATCGCCCGCTACACCAGGAGCGTGGCGCTGGGCGAGTGCGGCAAGCCGTACATCGACGCCTACCGGGTCCAGGGCATGGGCGGGTTCGCGATCTGCGTGCGGCACCTGGTGCCCAACATGGCGCGCTCGATCGTGGGCTACCTGGTCGTGCTGTTCGGCGAGGGACTGATGAGCCTGGCCACGCTGAGCTTCCTGGGGTTCGGGGCGCAGCCGCCGTCGTCCGACTGGGGGCTCATGGTGAAGGAGGGGCAACCGGCGATCGTGCAGGGCGCGTTCCTGCCGGTGCTGGTGCCGGGCGCGGCCATCGCGCTGGTGGTCGTGTCGTTCAACGTGATCGGCGTACGCCTGGCCGACCGCCTGGGCGTGAGGGGGACCTGA
- a CDS encoding ABC transporter substrate-binding protein, producing MKKTLALLGLAALTAACGGPAATTKAPDPATLTLVDRTPKAAGPLDNAVWLLGQEPGTLDLDLDGGTDNRTVMANVCERLMQTQPDMTVKPWLAEKTEQPDPKTMVLTLRQDATFHDGSPVTADDVVWSLERHAGEGKDESDEFEDVQSVAKTGDHEVTIAFKRPNALFVQALAGGAGIVLNQKVVDGLGKDFGTPGHEDACSGPYRLKEWKSGSQLTIERYDAYWNKDVKPLTKTVTFQWADDTALVNSLVTGAAQGAYLSDTGPAVAPQSNQAVSVAYGATTRVFVLLPTDRGVMKDARIRRALSLAVDRAGIAKSGFAGLARPWKVPVGAGAWSYQKEAFQAAYDQLQGAPDSPRLEEAKKLVQEAGSPKEPIIVATNGEQARTVIANAVVDAAKKIGLTAQIKTVPASEFGSFYTDESLRAQVDLVPDDWYITKSDPIGFYDNGLTGSSNNWVKFSSPEYDELVARALSATDDAARAKDVIELQRRFTADMVWISLVEVPNAVVLGSKVTGPPASQVNMGYPWAADLGAKG from the coding sequence GTGAAGAAGACACTCGCCCTGCTCGGGCTCGCCGCTCTCACCGCGGCCTGCGGCGGCCCGGCGGCCACCACCAAGGCGCCCGACCCGGCCACGCTCACGCTGGTCGACCGCACGCCGAAGGCGGCAGGCCCGCTCGACAACGCCGTCTGGCTGCTCGGCCAGGAGCCCGGCACCCTCGACCTCGACCTCGACGGCGGCACCGACAACCGCACGGTCATGGCCAACGTCTGCGAGCGCCTCATGCAGACCCAGCCCGACATGACGGTCAAACCGTGGCTGGCCGAGAAGACGGAGCAGCCCGACCCCAAGACCATGGTCCTCACGCTGCGCCAGGACGCCACCTTCCACGACGGCTCGCCGGTCACCGCCGACGACGTCGTGTGGAGCCTCGAGCGGCACGCGGGTGAGGGCAAGGACGAGTCCGACGAGTTCGAGGACGTGCAGTCCGTCGCCAAGACCGGCGACCACGAGGTCACGATCGCGTTCAAGCGGCCCAACGCGCTGTTCGTGCAGGCCCTCGCGGGCGGCGCGGGCATCGTCCTGAACCAGAAGGTCGTGGACGGGCTCGGCAAGGACTTCGGCACACCCGGGCACGAGGACGCCTGCAGCGGGCCTTACCGGCTCAAGGAGTGGAAGTCCGGCAGCCAGTTGACGATCGAGCGCTATGACGCGTACTGGAACAAGGACGTCAAGCCGCTCACCAAGACCGTCACCTTCCAGTGGGCCGACGACACGGCGCTGGTCAACAGCCTGGTCACGGGGGCGGCGCAGGGGGCGTACCTGTCGGACACCGGGCCCGCGGTGGCGCCGCAGAGCAACCAGGCGGTGAGCGTGGCCTACGGCGCGACCACGCGCGTGTTCGTGCTGCTGCCGACCGACCGCGGCGTGATGAAGGACGCGCGGATCCGGCGGGCGCTGTCGCTGGCGGTCGACCGGGCGGGCATCGCCAAGTCCGGATTCGCGGGGCTGGCCAGGCCGTGGAAGGTGCCCGTCGGGGCGGGGGCGTGGTCCTACCAGAAGGAGGCGTTCCAGGCGGCCTACGACCAGTTGCAGGGGGCGCCGGACTCGCCGCGGCTGGAGGAGGCCAAGAAGCTCGTGCAGGAGGCCGGGTCGCCGAAGGAGCCGATCATCGTGGCGACCAACGGCGAGCAGGCCCGTACGGTGATCGCCAACGCGGTGGTCGACGCGGCGAAGAAGATCGGGCTGACCGCGCAGATCAAGACCGTCCCGGCCTCGGAGTTCGGCAGCTTCTACACCGACGAGTCGCTGCGCGCGCAGGTGGACCTGGTGCCCGACGACTGGTACATCACCAAGTCCGACCCGATCGGCTTCTACGACAACGGCCTGACCGGCTCGTCGAACAACTGGGTCAAGTTCAGCTCGCCCGAGTACGACGAGCTCGTCGCCAGGGCGCTGAGCGCCACCGACGACGCGGCCCGCGCCAAGGACGTCATCGAGCTGCAGCGCCGCTTCACCGCCGACATGGTGTGGATCTCGCTGGTCGAGGTGCCCAACGCGGTCGTGCTCGGCAGCAAGGTGACCGGGCCCCCGGCCTCGCAGGTGAACATGGGCTACCCGTGGGCGGCCGACCTCGGGGCCAAGGGCTGA
- the lepB gene encoding signal peptidase I: protein MIRGRTTALPFLFLLAATAGCGLVGTSTITMSSKSMEPTIMAGTDVSPRSTDGHYAPHLGDIIVYRTPKNWTNVTPDQLRVSRVIGVPGSTVSCCDPQGRLQVNGKALDEAYLAAPPASQLRFEVQVPPGRLWVMGDNRHAALDSRAHLADPGHGTIETSQVVGVVDPARR, encoded by the coding sequence GTGATCCGTGGACGTACGACCGCTTTGCCCTTCTTGTTCCTACTGGCCGCCACCGCCGGTTGCGGCCTTGTCGGCACGTCCACCATCACCATGTCGAGCAAGTCGATGGAACCGACGATCATGGCGGGCACGGACGTGTCGCCCCGCAGCACCGATGGACACTACGCTCCCCACCTCGGCGACATCATCGTCTATCGAACCCCCAAGAACTGGACCAACGTCACGCCGGATCAGCTACGCGTCTCACGGGTCATCGGCGTACCGGGAAGCACGGTGAGCTGCTGCGACCCCCAGGGACGGCTCCAGGTGAACGGCAAGGCGCTGGACGAGGCCTACCTTGCCGCTCCACCGGCCTCGCAGCTGCGGTTCGAGGTTCAGGTCCCGCCCGGCCGGCTCTGGGTGATGGGCGACAATCGTCACGCCGCGCTGGACTCTCGCGCCCACCTCGCCGACCCCGGCCACGGGACCATCGAGACCTCCCAGGTCGTCGGCGTGGTGGATCCCGCGAGACGGTAA